The Lysobacter gummosus genome includes a region encoding these proteins:
- a CDS encoding TonB-dependent receptor domain-containing protein, which translates to MQLQDKTRPWKRALRPCVLFLALLPCLSAYAEGSAATAKFDIPQQKLDTALSEYARQSGTQLLYSPELAAGKTAHAVRGEKSVHEALDELLAGTGLDYATSASGAILISDTASAAGAADKSMPGEKQGNVQEVAETQPTAPSQEPQAEQTAPETTTNPAKRTSATTLDTIVVTAQKKVENIQKVPIAISAFGGKDLGDRRIETGGDLVTATPNVTFSKTNFASYNFQIRGIGTQALSVTTDPAVAVSFNSTPMIRNRLFEQEYLDVERVEVLRGPQGTLYGRNATAGVVNMIPNLANPDGFEANVKGEIGNYNTRRVNGMLNVPLSDTFAFRVATQYTKRDGYDENTVTHRDVNDRDLLSMRTSFAFKPSDKFNASLVWEHFQEDDRRARTGKQLCHNDPGPAKIGATTVSSIDRNYMSQGCTDGSLYDNGAFGVPNGASIPFVLGAQSTAIGYLLDPDGNFLDVASMIPRGLDPYAGVTQSHDMRKIATTYDPKFEAKNDIFQLNFDANLTDHLSLVSQTMYTRDQYYSTQDYGRFQSQPIFTNTSNGVSAFGPNGPEPAYNAFPDGKYCDPQLGCSDRLLIADLVDSDSRQWSQEFRLQSSFDGAFNFNVGANYLEYKVDESYYVFSNVFTSLADLFFNGNGAGAAPGKCPAGVATRLDPNTGQIIPCVYIDPNPLGAIDGQGHNYFRSRNLAETRSTAIFGEGYWKLNDTLRLTVGLRYTSDRKTTTPFPTQTLLSDSTGTAGVPQLFGGYVGYGYPSLPKIRQKWNKPTGRLVLDWSPDLSFTDSTMIYASASRGYKAGGTNSPGIGANPLALSFEQRDPEFKPEFVNAFEVGMKNVMAGGRFILNGTLFYNDYKDYQVSQIQDRATLNENFDAKTWGAELEAVWKPNDAFQLSGNLGLLRTRIGSNQYSIDVMDRTAGNSDWIVVKPWLQLASNCVAPKEYVEAVLAATYPLDPPFNNAANILNSFCSTNLPLNGKGFSSGGPYDGLYGFTYDPAKDAPNGGAGFAKNVGGNELPNAPHITVSLSPQYTFMTSRGDLILRADLYYQGPSWARIYQDKIDRLHDWGNVNLSLTWQKIESDLAVQLYVKNALGGKAITGTFVNSDDTGLSSNVFLQDPRIIGLSVRKGFF; encoded by the coding sequence ATGCAATTGCAAGATAAGACACGTCCGTGGAAGCGTGCCCTCAGGCCGTGCGTGCTGTTCCTGGCGCTGCTGCCTTGCTTGAGCGCCTACGCCGAAGGCAGCGCCGCCACGGCCAAGTTCGACATTCCGCAGCAGAAGCTCGACACCGCGCTGTCGGAGTACGCGCGCCAGAGCGGTACTCAGTTGCTGTACTCGCCCGAGCTCGCCGCCGGCAAGACCGCGCACGCGGTGCGCGGCGAAAAGAGCGTGCATGAGGCGCTCGACGAATTGCTCGCCGGAACCGGCCTGGACTACGCCACCAGCGCTTCGGGCGCGATCTTGATCAGCGACACCGCCAGCGCCGCCGGCGCGGCCGACAAGTCGATGCCTGGGGAGAAGCAGGGAAACGTCCAAGAGGTCGCCGAAACGCAGCCGACGGCGCCCTCCCAAGAACCCCAGGCAGAACAAACGGCGCCCGAAACGACGACAAACCCCGCTAAGCGCACCAGCGCGACCACTCTTGACACCATCGTGGTGACCGCGCAGAAGAAGGTCGAGAACATCCAGAAGGTGCCGATCGCGATCAGCGCCTTCGGCGGCAAGGACCTGGGCGACCGCCGCATCGAAACCGGCGGCGATCTGGTCACGGCCACGCCCAACGTCACCTTCTCCAAGACCAATTTCGCCAGCTACAACTTCCAGATTCGCGGTATCGGCACCCAGGCGCTGTCGGTGACCACCGACCCGGCCGTGGCGGTGAGCTTCAACAGCACGCCAATGATCCGCAACCGCCTGTTCGAACAGGAATACCTGGACGTGGAACGCGTCGAGGTGCTGCGCGGCCCGCAGGGCACGCTGTACGGGCGCAACGCGACCGCCGGCGTGGTCAACATGATCCCCAACCTGGCCAACCCGGACGGGTTCGAGGCCAACGTCAAGGGCGAGATCGGCAACTACAACACCCGCCGCGTCAACGGCATGCTCAACGTACCGCTCAGCGATACCTTCGCCTTCCGCGTCGCCACCCAGTACACCAAGCGCGACGGCTACGACGAAAACACCGTGACCCACCGCGACGTCAACGATCGCGACCTGCTCTCGATGCGCACCTCGTTCGCCTTCAAGCCCAGCGACAAGTTCAACGCCAGCCTGGTCTGGGAGCATTTCCAGGAAGACGACCGCCGCGCACGCACCGGCAAGCAGCTGTGCCACAACGATCCGGGTCCGGCCAAGATCGGTGCGACCACGGTGTCGTCGATCGACCGCAACTACATGAGCCAGGGCTGCACGGACGGCTCGCTGTACGACAACGGCGCGTTCGGCGTTCCCAACGGCGCGAGTATTCCGTTCGTGCTGGGCGCGCAGAGCACCGCCATCGGCTATCTGCTGGACCCGGACGGCAACTTCCTCGACGTCGCCTCGATGATTCCGCGCGGGCTCGATCCGTATGCCGGCGTGACGCAGTCGCACGACATGCGCAAGATCGCCACCACCTACGATCCGAAGTTCGAAGCCAAGAACGATATCTTCCAGCTCAACTTCGACGCCAACCTGACCGACCATCTCAGCCTGGTCTCGCAAACGATGTATACGCGGGATCAGTACTACTCGACTCAGGATTACGGCCGTTTCCAGTCGCAGCCGATCTTCACCAATACCTCCAACGGCGTGTCGGCGTTCGGTCCGAACGGTCCGGAGCCGGCCTACAACGCGTTTCCCGACGGCAAATACTGCGACCCGCAACTGGGTTGTTCCGACCGCTTGCTGATCGCCGATCTGGTCGATTCCGACAGCAGGCAGTGGTCGCAGGAATTCCGGCTGCAGTCCTCGTTCGACGGCGCGTTCAACTTCAACGTCGGCGCCAACTACCTGGAGTACAAAGTAGACGAAAGCTACTACGTCTTCAGCAACGTGTTCACCTCGCTGGCCGATCTGTTCTTCAACGGCAACGGCGCGGGCGCCGCGCCGGGCAAGTGCCCGGCCGGCGTGGCGACGCGGCTCGACCCCAACACCGGCCAGATCATTCCCTGCGTCTACATCGACCCCAATCCGCTGGGCGCGATCGACGGTCAGGGGCACAACTACTTTCGCAGCCGCAATCTGGCCGAAACCCGCTCCACGGCGATCTTCGGCGAAGGCTACTGGAAGCTCAACGACACCCTGCGCCTGACCGTCGGCCTGCGCTATACCAGCGACCGCAAGACCACCACGCCGTTCCCGACCCAGACCTTGTTGTCGGATTCGACCGGCACCGCCGGCGTCCCGCAGTTGTTCGGCGGCTATGTGGGCTATGGCTATCCTTCGCTGCCCAAGATCCGCCAGAAGTGGAACAAGCCCACCGGCCGCCTGGTGCTGGATTGGTCGCCGGACCTGTCGTTCACCGACAGCACGATGATCTATGCCTCGGCCTCGCGCGGCTACAAGGCCGGCGGCACCAATTCGCCGGGCATCGGCGCCAATCCGCTGGCGCTGAGCTTCGAGCAACGCGATCCAGAGTTCAAGCCGGAATTCGTCAACGCCTTTGAAGTGGGCATGAAGAACGTCATGGCCGGCGGCAGGTTCATCCTCAACGGCACCTTGTTCTACAACGACTACAAGGACTATCAGGTCTCGCAGATCCAGGACCGCGCCACTCTCAACGAGAACTTCGACGCCAAAACCTGGGGCGCCGAGCTGGAAGCGGTGTGGAAGCCGAACGATGCCTTCCAGCTCAGCGGCAATCTCGGCCTGTTGCGCACTCGCATCGGCTCCAATCAGTACTCGATCGACGTGATGGATCGCACCGCGGGCAACTCCGACTGGATCGTGGTCAAGCCCTGGCTGCAGCTGGCATCCAACTGCGTCGCACCGAAGGAGTATGTCGAAGCCGTGCTGGCGGCGACCTATCCGTTGGACCCGCCGTTCAACAACGCCGCCAATATCCTCAACAGCTTCTGCTCGACCAATTTGCCGCTGAACGGGAAAGGATTCTCGTCCGGCGGACCCTACGACGGCCTGTACGGCTTCACCTACGACCCGGCCAAGGACGCGCCCAACGGCGGCGCCGGTTTCGCGAAGAACGTCGGCGGCAACGAGTTGCCCAACGCGCCGCACATCACCGTCAGCCTGAGCCCGCAGTACACCTTCATGACTTCACGCGGCGATCTGATCCTGCGCGCCGACTTGTACTACCAAGGTCCGAGCTGGGCGCGCATCTATCAGGACAAGATCGATCGCCTGCACGACTGGGGCAACGTCAACCTGTCGCTGACCTGGCAGAAGATCGAAAGCGATCTGGCCGTGCAGCTGTACGTCAAGAACGCGTTGGGCGGCAAGGCGATCACCGGCACCTTCGTCAACAGCGACGATACCGGCCTGAGCAGCAACGTCTTCCTGCAAGACCCCCGCATCATCGGCTTGTCGGTGCGCAAGGGGTTTTTCTGA
- a CDS encoding FecR family protein, whose translation MKCKISPMWEGSAELAPECVDEVAAWWSEVLRETPNQQTYASFEAWRGQSQEHAAAFERVQAAHALAVSLAHTPEMQALREETMARVAKAGARRTRSARWSAIAASLLAVAGLGVLAINMDAPWKTAPGNDDAIAGNVYQTGVGQRSVVTLDDGSVITLNTDSRISAHYRAGIRAVTLERGQALFKVAKDRSRPFVVSAAGRQVTALGTEFDVYLSKRAFEVTLLEGRVTVTRDSARSKTPAGAAPLLEELQPGQQFIAVAKTRPQVRSADVKRVVSWRHGQIVFENERLEDAITEMNRYSRKQIVLSDSNLASLKISGAFNTGDTSTFVEALTAYFPIEHTSAESGTIVLKPLPPVRG comes from the coding sequence ATGAAATGTAAAATCTCGCCAATGTGGGAGGGCTCGGCGGAGCTCGCGCCGGAATGCGTCGATGAAGTCGCCGCCTGGTGGAGCGAGGTGCTGCGCGAGACTCCCAATCAGCAGACCTATGCTTCCTTCGAGGCTTGGCGCGGCCAGTCGCAGGAGCACGCGGCGGCGTTCGAGCGCGTGCAAGCCGCTCACGCCCTCGCGGTTTCGCTCGCCCACACTCCGGAAATGCAGGCCCTGCGCGAGGAAACCATGGCGCGCGTGGCGAAGGCCGGCGCGCGCCGTACGCGCAGCGCGCGCTGGAGCGCGATCGCCGCCTCGCTGCTGGCCGTAGCCGGGCTGGGCGTGCTGGCGATCAACATGGACGCACCGTGGAAGACCGCGCCCGGCAACGACGACGCGATCGCCGGCAACGTTTATCAAACCGGCGTCGGCCAACGCTCGGTGGTGACCCTGGACGACGGCTCGGTGATCACGCTCAACACCGACAGCCGGATCTCGGCGCATTACCGGGCCGGCATCCGCGCGGTCACGCTGGAACGCGGGCAGGCCTTGTTCAAGGTCGCCAAGGACCGTAGCCGCCCGTTCGTGGTCAGCGCCGCCGGCCGCCAGGTGACCGCGCTCGGCACCGAATTCGACGTGTACCTGTCCAAGCGCGCCTTCGAAGTGACCTTGCTGGAAGGCCGCGTCACCGTCACCCGCGACAGCGCGCGCAGCAAGACCCCGGCCGGCGCCGCGCCGCTGCTGGAGGAACTGCAACCGGGCCAGCAATTCATCGCCGTCGCCAAGACCCGCCCACAAGTACGCAGCGCCGACGTCAAGCGCGTGGTCAGCTGGCGCCACGGCCAGATCGTGTTCGAAAACGAGCGCCTTGAAGACGCGATCACCGAGATGAACCGCTATTCGCGCAAACAGATCGTGTTGAGCGATTCGAATCTGGCCTCGCTGAAGATCAGCGGCGCGTTCAACACCGGCGACACCAGCACCTTCGTCGAAGCGCTGACCGCGTATTTTCCGATCGAGCACACCTCGGCGGAGAGCGGCACCATCGTGTTGAAGCCGCTGCCGCCGGTTCGGGGGTAA
- a CDS encoding RNA polymerase sigma factor translates to MTDPASWPQESASLAEYGEDCVKQWNNVSLRYRMPLRGFFSKRVKDAAEVEDLTQEVFLHLIRRARGGPIEHVEQYVFQVAANTLRDWGRRRRARNQDAHESFDAEMHQPVTDISPERVLLGKEEIKRVNAVLRGLPERTRDVFVLRALEKKKYAEIAVMMGISVRAIEKHMAKALAQLGSVVDKAGEQD, encoded by the coding sequence ATGACCGATCCGGCGTCATGGCCGCAAGAGTCCGCATCGCTAGCCGAGTACGGAGAGGATTGCGTCAAGCAGTGGAATAACGTGTCGCTGCGTTATCGCATGCCCTTGCGCGGTTTCTTCTCCAAGCGCGTGAAGGACGCCGCCGAGGTCGAGGACCTGACCCAGGAAGTCTTCCTGCACCTGATCCGGCGCGCCCGCGGCGGCCCGATCGAGCACGTGGAACAGTATGTATTCCAGGTCGCGGCCAACACCCTGCGCGATTGGGGACGCCGCCGCCGGGCCCGGAACCAGGACGCCCATGAATCTTTCGACGCCGAAATGCATCAGCCTGTTACGGATATTTCGCCCGAGCGCGTCTTACTGGGTAAGGAGGAGATAAAACGGGTCAATGCGGTGCTGCGCGGGCTGCCCGAACGCACCCGGGACGTGTTCGTGCTGCGCGCATTGGAGAAGAAGAAATATGCGGAAATCGCGGTCATGATGGGCATATCGGTGCGGGCGATAGAAAAGCACATGGCCAAGGCGCTGGCGCAGTTGGGCAGCGTCGTGGACAAGGCGGGAGAGCAGGACTGA
- a CDS encoding TetR/AcrR family transcriptional regulator — translation MNSHSASPGNTRGRLLEAAELLFIRHGYEGMSLRQITSHAKVNLAAVNYHFGSKEALVQELLSARLDRLNQERLQLLSVCEARYGEQAMDASTVFGVLFVPAIRLSRDSAGGIAFMRLLGRVYSDPSPFIRDYLHEHYQPIYERFFEAFARALPHLSRKELGMRLHFALKALAGVLASEDMDELILAMCMGEPVSDSLMLARLIAFISPMLTSRFDNGEQIRGVEQVMALAAAAAQATDSRMQAEGDSPAPRKPRGILPLWAEKVVGDADAPEPAAAIGGTEALPVR, via the coding sequence GTGAACAGTCACAGCGCTAGTCCAGGCAATACCCGGGGACGCCTGCTCGAAGCGGCGGAGCTGCTGTTCATCAGGCACGGCTACGAAGGCATGTCGCTGCGCCAGATCACCAGCCACGCCAAGGTCAACCTGGCCGCGGTGAACTACCACTTCGGCAGCAAGGAAGCCCTGGTCCAGGAGCTGCTGTCCGCGCGCCTGGACCGGCTCAATCAGGAACGCCTGCAACTGCTGTCGGTGTGCGAAGCGCGCTACGGCGAGCAGGCCATGGATGCCTCAACGGTGTTCGGCGTGTTGTTCGTCCCGGCCATCCGGCTCAGCCGCGACAGCGCCGGCGGCATCGCCTTCATGCGCTTGCTCGGACGCGTCTACAGCGATCCTTCGCCGTTCATCCGCGACTATCTGCACGAGCACTATCAACCGATCTACGAGCGCTTTTTCGAAGCCTTCGCGCGCGCATTGCCGCATCTGTCGCGCAAGGAACTGGGCATGCGTCTGCATTTCGCCCTCAAGGCGCTGGCCGGCGTGCTCGCCAGCGAAGACATGGATGAGCTGATCTTGGCGATGTGCATGGGCGAGCCGGTCAGCGATTCGCTGATGCTGGCGCGGCTGATCGCGTTCATCTCGCCGATGCTGACCAGCCGCTTCGACAACGGCGAACAGATCCGCGGCGTCGAGCAGGTCATGGCCTTGGCCGCCGCCGCCGCGCAGGCAACCGATTCCAGGATGCAGGCCGAGGGCGATTCCCCCGCGCCGCGCAAGCCGCGTGGAATCCTGCCGCTGTGGGCGGAAAAAGTAGTGGGCGATGCGGACGCGCCCGAACCGGCCGCGGCGATTGGGGGGACCGAGGCCTTGCCGGTGCGATAA
- a CDS encoding TonB-dependent receptor, with amino-acid sequence MSAFAAQGAMAQESGSASSPAAEAGAADAAQKDATTLGAVVVSGTRASIQKSQALKQDAVGTVDAVSAEDVGKFPDQNVADSLQRIAGVSVDRSGGESRYITVRGFGPEFNTVLLNGRTMATENSGREFSFDVLPSELISTAEVFKTSQANLSEGGIGATVNIKTRRPLDDKGFHIAGSVSGVHDSMSGEDKPKISGLISNTNADGTFGALLGFVRYQRSHTSEVIDDEGWLTGSNGVNGVSGLNNIAVPRTLQYKVNEEDRTRTGINAAIDWLPTEKVRVTADAMYSKYEIDSRINAFGLFMDPNDVQQINADGNGTATSFVRDSTGGLANDHIVSSNPRNSTNKQLGVDVAWQLSDQTTLDFDGSYSKAEERSGGKGYFLVMGARNVGVNPTWSLNPGAFPSYSNLLPATDTSDLRGHFVDREGDNRSDELYEGKISLTRNFFEGTLSQLQFGISGSKRTKESVSVRTSDSDLNCAYCGYAVKLPAELASVFNAGSLVNGASPGAPTQWLTFDPQRYFDFLSSPAAYNQFAPGGALYDPNDPDRAQRIADALKKYGGFTAQPVPQSQWLVEEKSYAAFAQANFENTFHDMPWTLNVGIRFVKTDAVSRAVSSQVESITGTPGDPTNAQVHFTPPIPISRSASYQDWLPSLNFRINVRENVVLRASASDTLTRPTLTSLRISEDISVRPPGPGSINTGNIDLKPYKARNYDLGAEWYFNDTSYLGLAGFYKKVENFVTNVTRPTTIQGYPFMETLPVNANTAVVKGAELSFQYTFDRLPAPFDGLGMQANYTYVDSKQTFDPSIATGQFAVVGLANSGNLIVFYEKGPVGFRVAYNWRDEYLSAVRGSQGEPTTVKPYGQIDVSANYKLNDNISLFAEATNLNDETEEAYSRYESRPQWTAANGRAISFGVRGSW; translated from the coding sequence ATGTCGGCCTTCGCCGCTCAAGGCGCGATGGCGCAGGAGTCGGGATCCGCATCCTCACCGGCCGCCGAAGCCGGCGCCGCGGATGCCGCGCAGAAAGACGCGACCACGCTGGGTGCGGTGGTGGTCAGCGGTACCCGCGCCAGCATCCAGAAATCGCAGGCGCTCAAGCAGGACGCGGTCGGCACCGTGGACGCGGTTTCGGCCGAGGACGTGGGCAAGTTCCCCGACCAGAACGTCGCCGACTCCCTGCAGCGCATCGCCGGCGTCTCGGTGGACCGCTCCGGCGGCGAGTCGCGCTATATCACCGTGCGCGGCTTCGGACCCGAGTTCAACACGGTGCTGCTCAACGGCCGCACCATGGCGACGGAGAATTCCGGACGCGAATTCAGCTTCGACGTATTGCCGTCGGAGCTGATCAGCACCGCGGAAGTGTTCAAGACTTCGCAAGCCAACCTCAGCGAAGGCGGCATCGGCGCCACGGTCAACATCAAGACCCGCCGGCCGCTGGACGACAAGGGCTTCCACATCGCCGGCAGCGTCTCGGGTGTGCACGACAGCATGTCGGGCGAGGACAAGCCGAAGATTTCCGGACTGATCAGCAACACCAACGCCGACGGCACCTTCGGCGCGTTGCTCGGATTCGTGCGCTACCAGCGCAGCCACACCAGCGAAGTCATCGACGACGAAGGCTGGCTGACCGGCAGCAACGGCGTCAACGGCGTGAGCGGGCTGAACAACATCGCCGTGCCGCGCACGCTGCAGTACAAGGTCAACGAGGAGGATCGCACCCGCACCGGCATCAACGCGGCGATCGACTGGTTGCCGACCGAAAAAGTGCGCGTGACCGCCGATGCGATGTACTCCAAGTACGAGATCGATTCCAGGATCAACGCCTTCGGCCTGTTCATGGACCCCAACGACGTCCAGCAGATCAACGCCGACGGCAACGGCACCGCGACCTCGTTCGTGCGCGACAGCACCGGCGGCCTGGCCAACGATCACATCGTCTCCTCCAACCCGCGCAACTCCACCAACAAGCAGCTGGGCGTGGATGTCGCCTGGCAACTGAGCGACCAGACCACGCTGGACTTCGACGGCTCCTACTCCAAGGCCGAAGAACGCAGCGGCGGCAAGGGGTATTTCCTGGTGATGGGCGCGCGCAACGTCGGCGTAAATCCCACCTGGAGCCTCAACCCGGGCGCGTTCCCCAGCTACAGCAATCTGCTGCCGGCCACCGACACCTCGGATCTGCGCGGCCACTTCGTCGATCGCGAAGGCGACAACCGCAGCGACGAACTGTACGAAGGCAAGATCAGCCTCACCCGCAATTTCTTCGAAGGCACGCTATCGCAATTGCAGTTCGGCATCTCCGGATCCAAGCGTACCAAGGAGAGCGTGAGCGTTCGCACTTCCGACAGCGATCTGAACTGCGCCTACTGCGGCTACGCGGTGAAGCTGCCGGCCGAACTGGCCAGCGTGTTCAACGCCGGTTCGCTGGTGAACGGCGCTTCGCCCGGCGCGCCGACGCAATGGCTGACCTTCGATCCGCAGCGCTATTTCGATTTCCTGTCGAGCCCGGCCGCGTACAACCAGTTCGCGCCCGGCGGCGCCTTGTACGACCCGAACGATCCCGACCGCGCCCAACGCATCGCCGATGCGCTGAAGAAGTACGGCGGCTTCACCGCCCAGCCGGTGCCGCAAAGCCAGTGGCTGGTCGAGGAGAAATCGTACGCGGCCTTCGCCCAGGCCAATTTCGAGAACACCTTCCACGACATGCCGTGGACGCTCAACGTCGGCATCCGCTTCGTCAAGACCGATGCGGTCTCGCGCGCGGTGTCCTCGCAGGTAGAGTCGATCACCGGCACGCCGGGCGATCCGACCAATGCCCAGGTGCACTTCACGCCGCCGATTCCGATCTCGCGCAGCGCCAGCTATCAGGATTGGCTGCCGTCGTTGAACTTCCGCATCAACGTGCGCGAGAACGTGGTGCTGCGCGCCTCGGCCTCGGACACGCTGACCCGTCCGACCCTGACCAGTCTGCGCATCAGCGAAGACATCAGCGTGCGTCCGCCGGGCCCGGGTTCGATCAACACCGGCAATATCGACCTGAAGCCCTACAAGGCGCGCAACTACGATCTGGGCGCGGAGTGGTACTTCAACGACACCAGCTATCTGGGCCTGGCCGGGTTCTACAAGAAGGTCGAAAACTTCGTCACCAACGTGACCCGTCCGACCACGATCCAGGGCTATCCATTCATGGAGACCCTGCCGGTCAACGCCAACACCGCCGTGGTGAAGGGCGCGGAGCTGTCGTTCCAGTACACCTTCGACCGTCTGCCGGCGCCGTTCGACGGCCTGGGCATGCAGGCCAACTACACCTACGTCGATAGCAAGCAGACCTTCGATCCGTCCATCGCCACCGGCCAGTTCGCGGTGGTGGGCCTGGCCAACTCGGGCAACCTGATCGTGTTCTACGAGAAGGGCCCGGTCGGTTTCCGCGTGGCCTACAACTGGCGCGACGAATATCTGTCCGCGGTTCGCGGTTCGCAGGGCGAGCCGACCACGGTAAAGCCTTACGGCCAGATCGACGTAAGCGCGAACTACAAGCTCAACGACAACATCTCGCTGTTCGCCGAGGCGACCAATCTCAACGATGAGACCGAAGAAGCCTATTCGCGTTACGAAAGCCGTCCGCAGTGGACGGCGGCGAACGGTCGCGCGATCTCCTTCGGGGTTCGCGGCTCATGGTGA